One stretch of Chaetodon auriga isolate fChaAug3 chromosome 18, fChaAug3.hap1, whole genome shotgun sequence DNA includes these proteins:
- the dnmt3aa gene encoding DNA (cytosine-5-)-methyltransferase 3 alpha a isoform X7, translated as MPSNSPAAAEPPQTPENDTANDVSEDGADQDSPEEGTPASPRTKRRVGRPGRKRKQLLPAERRAYREAEMNMMDDLSEGDSHKEEEPASPAPPPSQQHTDPASPTVAVTPEPVARGEQATPSEVEYQDGRGFGIGTLVFGKLRGFSWWPGRIVSWWMSGRSRAADGTRWVMWFGDGKFSVVCVEKLMPLSSFSSAFHQPTYNKQSMYRKAIFEALQVASVRAGRPVPSCDASDDADGVEIQTSQMIEWAMTGFLPSGPQSLDPPEGEQNPYKEVYPEMWAEPEAAYTPPPAKKPRKNAAEKAKIREVIDEGTRERLIFEIKKKTRNIEDICISCGSLNVSLEHPLFIGAMCQGCKNSFLECAYQYDDDGYQSYCTICCGGREVLMCGNNNCCRCFCVECVDLLVGAGSAAAAIKEDPWNCYMCGPRSAYGLLRRRDDWPCRLQHFFANNHEQEFEPAKLYPPVSAEKRKPIRVLSLFDGIATGLLVLKDLGIQVDKYVASEVCEDSITVGMVRHHGRIMYVGDVRNVTHKHIEEWGPFDLVIGGSPCNDLSIVNPARKGLYEGTGRLFFEFYRLLHEARPKPGDERPFFWLFENVVAMGVSDKRDISRFLECNPVMIDAKEVSAAHRARYFWGNLPGMSRPLTPMTNDKLDLQECLEHGRTAKVSTHFEKLRTITTRSNSVKQGKDEHFPVFMDNKEDILWCTEMERVFGFPVHYTDVSNMSRLARQRLLGRSWSVPVIRHLFAPLKEYFACN; from the exons GCCGAGCGGCGGGCGTACAGAGAGGCCGAGATGAACATGATGGACGACCTATCAGAGGGAGACTCTCACAAAGAGGAGGAGCCAGCCAGCCCGGCCCCTCCCCCTTCACAGCAACACACGGACCCCGCCTCCCCAACAGTCGCCGTGACGCCGGAGCCGGTAGCCAGGGGGGAACAGGCCACGCCCAGCGAGGTAGAGTACCAG GATGGCAGGGGTTTCGGCATCGGCACGCTGGTGTTCGGGAAGCTGCGAGGCTTCTCCTGGTGGCCCGGCCGCATCGTTTCCTGGTGGATGAGCGGCCGAAGTCGAGCCGCCGACGGAACTCGCTGGGTGATGTGGTTCGGAGACGGCAAGTTCTCAGTG GTTTGTGTGGAGAAGCTGATGCCCCTGAGCTCTTTCTCATCTGCCTTCCACCAGCCCACCTACAACAAGCAGTCCATGTACCGGAAAGCCATCTTTGAGGCTCTGCAG GTTGCCAGCGTACGGGCGGGGAGGCCTGTTCCCTCCTGTGATGCGAGCGATGACGCGGACGGCGTAGAGATTCAGACCAGTCAGATGATCGAGTGGGCCATGACCGGCTTCCTCCCCAGTGGGCCGCAATCACTGGACCCTCCGGAGG GCGAGCAGAATCCATATAAGGAAGTGTACCCAGAGATGTGGGCCGAACCCGAGGCGGCGTACACGCCTCCACCTGCCAAGAAACCGCGAAAGAACGCAGCTGAAAAAGCAAAGATCAGAGAGGTGATCGACGAAGGGACCAGAG AGAGACTCATATTTGAGATCAAAAAGAAGACCAGGAACATAGAAG atATCTGCATCTCCTGTGGAAGCCTCAACGTCTCTCTGGAGCATCCTCTCTTCATCGGAGCAATGTGCCAGGGCTGCAAA AACTCGTTCCTGGAGTGTGCCTACCAGTACGACGACGACGGCTACCAGTCCTACTGCACCATCTGCTGTGGAGGCAGGGAAGTGCTCATGTGTGGCAACAACAACTGCTGTAG gTGTTTCTGCGTGGAGTGTGTGGATCTGTTGGTGGGAGCCGGCTCGGCGGCAGCAGCCATCAAAGAAGACCCCTGGAACTGCTACATGTGTGGCCCCCGGAGCGCCTACGGCTTACTGCGACGGCGGGACGACTGGCCCTGCAGACTACAGCACTTCTTCGCCAACAACCACGAACAGGAATTC GAGCCAGCCAAGTTGTATCCTCCAGTttcagcagagaagaggaaaccAATCAGAGTCCTCTCCCTGTTTGACGGCATCGCCACAG GTCTGCTGGTGCTGAAGGATTTGGGCATCCAGGTTGACAAGTACGTGGCGTCTGAGGTGTGCGAAGACTCCATCACTGTCGGCATGGTTCGACACCACGGCCGCATCATGTACGTGGGCGACGTGCGCAAcgtaacacacaaacat ATCGAAGAGTGGGGACCGTTTGACCTGGTGATAGGAGGAAGCCCCTGCAACGACCTCTCCATAGTCAACCCTGCAAGAAAAGGCCTTTACG AGGGAACCGGCCGGTTGTTTTTCGAGTTTTACCGCCTGCTGCACGAGGCTCGACCGAAGCCGGGCGACGAGCGGCCGTTCTTCTGGCTGTTCGAGAACGTGGTCGCGATGGGAGTCAGCGACAAGCGGGACATCTCCCGCTTTCTAGAG TGTAACCCAGTGATGATCGATGCCAAGGAGGTCTCTGCCGCCCACCGCGCTCGCTATTTCTGGGGCAACCTGCCAGGCATGTCCag ACCTCTGACTCCGATGACCAACGACAAGCTGGACCTGCAGGAGTGCCTCGAGCACGGCCGCACAGCCAAGGTATCCACCCAC TTTGAGAAGTTGCGTACGATAACGACACGCTCCAACTCTGTGAAGCAGGGGAAAGACGAGCATTTCCCCGTCTTCATGGACAACAAGGAGGACATCCTCTGGTGTACCGAGATGGAAAG GGTGTTCGGCTTCCCCGTCCACTACACCGACGTGTCCAACATGAGTCGTCTGGCCAGGCAAAGGCTGCTGGGACGTTCCTGGAGCGTCCCCGTCATCAGGCACCTCTTTGCCCCGCTCAAGGAGTACTTCGCCTGCAACTAG
- the dnmt3aa gene encoding DNA (cytosine-5-)-methyltransferase 3 alpha a isoform X8 — MPSNSPAAAEPPQTPENDTANDVSEDGADQDSPEEGTPASPRTKRRVGRPGRKRKQLLPAERRAYREAEMNMMDDLSEGDSHKEEEPASPAPPPSQQHTDPASPTVAVTPEPVARGEQATPSEVEYQDGRGFGIGTLVFGKLRGFSWWPGRIVSWWMSGRSRAADGTRWVMWFGDGKFSVVCVEKLMPLSSFSSAFHQPTYNKQSMYRKAIFEALQVASVRAGRPVPSCDASDDADGVEIQTSQMIEWAMTGFLPSGPQSLDPPEGEQNPYKEVYPEMWAEPEAAYTPPPAKKPRKNAAEKAKIREVIDEGTRERLIFEIKKKTRNIEDICISCGSLNVSLEHPLFIGAMCQGCKNSFLECAYQYDDDGYQSYCTICCGGREVLMCGNNNCCRCFCVECVDLLVGAGSAAAAIKEDPWNCYMCGPRSAYGLLRRRDDWPCRLQHFFANNHEQEFEPAKLYPPVSAEKRKPIRVLSLFDGIATGLLVLKDLGIQVDKYVASEVCEDSITVGMVRHHGRIMYVGDVRNVTHKHIEEWGPFDLVIGGSPCNDLSIVNPARKGLYEGTGRLFFEFYRLLHEARPKPGDERPFFWLFENVVAMGVSDKRDISRFLECNPVMIDAKEVSAAHRARYFWGNLPGMSRPLTPMTNDKLDLQECLEHGRTAKFEKLRTITTRSNSVKQGKDEHFPVFMDNKEDILWCTEMERVFGFPVHYTDVSNMSRLARQRLLGRSWSVPVIRHLFAPLKEYFACN, encoded by the exons GCCGAGCGGCGGGCGTACAGAGAGGCCGAGATGAACATGATGGACGACCTATCAGAGGGAGACTCTCACAAAGAGGAGGAGCCAGCCAGCCCGGCCCCTCCCCCTTCACAGCAACACACGGACCCCGCCTCCCCAACAGTCGCCGTGACGCCGGAGCCGGTAGCCAGGGGGGAACAGGCCACGCCCAGCGAGGTAGAGTACCAG GATGGCAGGGGTTTCGGCATCGGCACGCTGGTGTTCGGGAAGCTGCGAGGCTTCTCCTGGTGGCCCGGCCGCATCGTTTCCTGGTGGATGAGCGGCCGAAGTCGAGCCGCCGACGGAACTCGCTGGGTGATGTGGTTCGGAGACGGCAAGTTCTCAGTG GTTTGTGTGGAGAAGCTGATGCCCCTGAGCTCTTTCTCATCTGCCTTCCACCAGCCCACCTACAACAAGCAGTCCATGTACCGGAAAGCCATCTTTGAGGCTCTGCAG GTTGCCAGCGTACGGGCGGGGAGGCCTGTTCCCTCCTGTGATGCGAGCGATGACGCGGACGGCGTAGAGATTCAGACCAGTCAGATGATCGAGTGGGCCATGACCGGCTTCCTCCCCAGTGGGCCGCAATCACTGGACCCTCCGGAGG GCGAGCAGAATCCATATAAGGAAGTGTACCCAGAGATGTGGGCCGAACCCGAGGCGGCGTACACGCCTCCACCTGCCAAGAAACCGCGAAAGAACGCAGCTGAAAAAGCAAAGATCAGAGAGGTGATCGACGAAGGGACCAGAG AGAGACTCATATTTGAGATCAAAAAGAAGACCAGGAACATAGAAG atATCTGCATCTCCTGTGGAAGCCTCAACGTCTCTCTGGAGCATCCTCTCTTCATCGGAGCAATGTGCCAGGGCTGCAAA AACTCGTTCCTGGAGTGTGCCTACCAGTACGACGACGACGGCTACCAGTCCTACTGCACCATCTGCTGTGGAGGCAGGGAAGTGCTCATGTGTGGCAACAACAACTGCTGTAG gTGTTTCTGCGTGGAGTGTGTGGATCTGTTGGTGGGAGCCGGCTCGGCGGCAGCAGCCATCAAAGAAGACCCCTGGAACTGCTACATGTGTGGCCCCCGGAGCGCCTACGGCTTACTGCGACGGCGGGACGACTGGCCCTGCAGACTACAGCACTTCTTCGCCAACAACCACGAACAGGAATTC GAGCCAGCCAAGTTGTATCCTCCAGTttcagcagagaagaggaaaccAATCAGAGTCCTCTCCCTGTTTGACGGCATCGCCACAG GTCTGCTGGTGCTGAAGGATTTGGGCATCCAGGTTGACAAGTACGTGGCGTCTGAGGTGTGCGAAGACTCCATCACTGTCGGCATGGTTCGACACCACGGCCGCATCATGTACGTGGGCGACGTGCGCAAcgtaacacacaaacat ATCGAAGAGTGGGGACCGTTTGACCTGGTGATAGGAGGAAGCCCCTGCAACGACCTCTCCATAGTCAACCCTGCAAGAAAAGGCCTTTACG AGGGAACCGGCCGGTTGTTTTTCGAGTTTTACCGCCTGCTGCACGAGGCTCGACCGAAGCCGGGCGACGAGCGGCCGTTCTTCTGGCTGTTCGAGAACGTGGTCGCGATGGGAGTCAGCGACAAGCGGGACATCTCCCGCTTTCTAGAG TGTAACCCAGTGATGATCGATGCCAAGGAGGTCTCTGCCGCCCACCGCGCTCGCTATTTCTGGGGCAACCTGCCAGGCATGTCCag ACCTCTGACTCCGATGACCAACGACAAGCTGGACCTGCAGGAGTGCCTCGAGCACGGCCGCACAGCCAAG TTTGAGAAGTTGCGTACGATAACGACACGCTCCAACTCTGTGAAGCAGGGGAAAGACGAGCATTTCCCCGTCTTCATGGACAACAAGGAGGACATCCTCTGGTGTACCGAGATGGAAAG GGTGTTCGGCTTCCCCGTCCACTACACCGACGTGTCCAACATGAGTCGTCTGGCCAGGCAAAGGCTGCTGGGACGTTCCTGGAGCGTCCCCGTCATCAGGCACCTCTTTGCCCCGCTCAAGGAGTACTTCGCCTGCAACTAG